The DNA window CCAGTATTCGGAAGGTAACAAATATCTCTGCTTCATCTGTGGTGACCAGCCATACGAACGTATTGATAACCCGAATATCACCGACGGATCCTCCTGCGTTGTCATCAAAGAGTCTTACGGTAATGCTTTCGTACCGTTCCTGGTCAACAGTTACCAGACCGTACACGTTGTCGACTACCGTTACTTCAGCGGCAACCTGATCGATCTTGTAAAAGAAAACGGCATTCAGGATGTTATCTATGTTAATAACGCAAATGCACTGATTGAAAGTGCAGCTAAAAATATGACCCGTATCATCAGTTAAAAAAAAAAGAAACCGGGCTGTTCCTCATCGGAAACAGTTCGGTTTCTTTTTTTCATTTTATTCTTTTTTACAACTATTTCTCTTCCTCTGTCAGCGTCAAAAACGCATCGATCAGATCTTTCACATTCATCTTGTTGACTAGTCCATAATTGCCATCCTGATCTTCCATCACATAGAAACTGGAATCTCTCGGCGTATAGGAGATCGTGATTTCACTTCCATCTGTTCCGTAATAGGAAAGTGTAAGTTCCGCGTCGCCTTTGTTTGTATTTTCTTCCAGACGGCTCTGGCATGTCATACCTGCCGCTGCCCGGTAGAATGCGTTGAAAGCATCACTGTCTGCTTCCTGATCATTCACATAGTAAGTGGTCACGGTCTTTGTCTCTTCTTCGTCTGCGTCCTCGCTGTCCGCATCTGCATCAGCTTCTGTGTCTTTGCTCTCATCCTTCTCCACTTTTTCTTCTGTCACAACCCGTTTCAGCGTATAAGTGGTTCCCTGATAGGTCACATCCAGATGATCCAGATCACTGATCGTCATCGAATCAATCGATGTTTTCCAGTAATCAAATGCTTTTCCGTTCAGTAATGTATCCAGAGATGCCTGGGAAATTCCGTGAAGTTCACTGGAATCGCCCAGTCTCACGTAATAATTTCCATCGGTTTCATTGACATTTCCCACATACAGAACCAGTTCTTTGTCCACTGTCTGTGTGGTCGTTTCACTGGAATCTTCTGTATCGTCCGTATTTGCCTCAGAATCGCTTTCTGTGTCGTCTGTAGAATCTGCTTCCACTTCTTCGGTATAATCGACTGTGAGGGTCATTTTCGGCTTCTCAAGGCCATACACAGCCCAGTCTTTGCAGTTGTAGTCGTAATATCCGGCAAAGGAAATACCGGCGACGGTGCTCTGCAGTGTTCCCGCCTGTGTGGAATCCGCTTCCTGTTTGTCTTTATCGCTTCCCTCTACATACCAGCCAGTCGATGATTTTCCATTATTGGTCAGCGTATAGGAATTGCTGTCTTTTTCCACCGCAATCTTGCTGATCGTGGAGGAAGTGATCGTCGGATAGTCCTCACTCTCCGCATAGTTATACAGCCCGCCGGAAAATGCATTTCCAAGATCCGTACCTGTGGTATACACCGTTGAGGTGTCATCGTTCAGGCAGATATAGGTGTTGCCGGTGGAACTGTTTTTATCACCGACGGTAATCTTTTCTGTACTTCCGTCTGTTTTGACAACCTCGATCACATTGACCGGATCGTCCAGACCGTATTCTTCCGGATCCTCCACATCCGTCAGGGTACGGTCCGCTTTGATCGATGCCAGATAGGATACTGCGCTGTCTACTTTCGAAGCATCCACCGGAAAGTCCTCCTGACCTTCCAGCGTCCAGCTGTCTTCACCCTTTTGGAAGGTGAGGGTCTGATCCCCCGCCTCAAAGGTTAATGTACTGATATCGTCACTGGCGATTGCCGCCGCTTCTTCCTGCGCGGTCTCTTCTTCCGTTGTCTTTCCCTCACTGCTGTTCACTTTTAACAGTGCAACATAGCACACGATCAGCACACACAGAAGGACAACACCCGCAAGGATTACAAATAAGCCCCTTTTTTTCTTCATTACTGTTTTCTCCTCTTAAACCAGATCAAGGTACCGATCAGCAGGAATGCCACCGGGATCACACCGCACACGATGATGCTCCAGTATGCCGCATCAAACTGCGGAACGGTCAGATAGCTCATGGTCAGGCTCTTGCTCGTCACATCGATGACCGGTGCATCATTTTCACACATCCAGCCCAGCGCTGCCAGCACCAGATCCGTATTGCCCCCGGATACCTGCTGGTCGGTAGCCTCGTCGAGAAGGCTTGCACAGCCGAAATATACCAGCTGTGTGGTATTGTCATCGTCCACCTGCTCGGTTACAGAAACACCAACCTGGAAGCTGCCTTCTTCATCGCCGTCCTCTTTCTCATAGGTGGACATATTCTGTACATCTTTCTTGGTATACGCTTTATCGGATGTTGATAACAGAGGAGTAATTTCCAGCGTATCACGGTAATCGCTCAGTGTTTTTACCGGCTGTGAGATCGGCGCCAGCACATAGCGGTTGTTACTCTTAATGTCTGAGGTAATATCCGAACTGTCAATGGTCGGAACAATATAATACGGTCTCTGCATGATGTAATGACCGGTATCTCCCTCCATGATCACACCGTCTCCGGTAGTCACACCGTAATTTTCCAGTACGCTCTTCAGGTTCGGCATATCTGTTCCGGTATATTCCGTGAAAATCATCACTTTTCCGCCGGCTTCCATGTAGGTAATGATCTTCTGTGCTTCTTCTTCCGAGAGATCTTTCTGCGGCGCTGCGATCAGCAGGCATCCGGTATCTTCCGGAACCGCATCCTGTGTCAGCAGATTCAGGCTCTGTACATCGTAATTTGCTTTCTCCAGACTGTCGGTCAGGCTGCTGTTCAGATCCAGTTCTTCATGACCTTCCAGCGTGTAGATCACCGGCAGATTCTCGGAAGTCACATAAGAGATCGCACTGTCGATCTGACCTTCCCCGTCAAATCCTGTCGTATTGGTCTGATAGGTCGTATAATCCACCTGTGTTTCGTACAGATCGCTGTAGTTGATGACTTTACTCTTGTCCCCGGCAACCACAATCAGGCTGTTATCGGACACATCATCGCTCGTATACTGAGAAGTAAAGTTCGGATATAACACCGGATCTTTTTTCTCTACGGTGATATGTTTGGACTCCTCTTTGTATTTCGTCAGCATTTTTTCCAGTATGGAGTCTTCATTTCCGGACTGTACGATATGGTAGATCGTAATATCCGTATCCAGATTTTTCAGGTAACTTACCGTCTCATCTGAGATGGTATACAGTTTCTGGGTACTTACATCCACCTGCGTGTATTTCTCGGGAATCTGTCCCACGATCAGGTTCACAACAACCAGAACCGCGATCACGATCGCAGTCACCGCCATGCTGTAAGAACCGTTTTTCAGCGATTTTTTATTGATGCTTCCCATTTCCTTGATGGTACTTCCCGCTGATTTTAATTTCTTTTTGATATTGATTTTCATTCTTCCAGCCTCCTAATTCCATCTTCTCTTGGTAATGGTCTGAACCGTAAGAACCAGGAAAATAATGATCACAGACAGGAAATATACCACTCCCTGCAGGTCCAGAATACCGTTTGTAAAGTTATCAAAGTGACTGGTAATATTGAAAACATCCAGGAATTTCTGAATGCTTCCCTCAAACAGTGTGGATTTTACCATATAGGTGATGGCAAGCGCCGCTTCCCCTGCGATACCGATAACCGCTGCAATCCACAGGTTCTGGATCATATGGTAAATCCATACAGCAGCCAGCAGAACCAGGATCATATAGCAGGTCAGAGACGCCATGGAGCTGTCCGGAATCAGGGATCCGATACCGGTGATCATGTAGCAGATAAACAGCACGATAAAGGTTACAACTGCTGCAATGACCGGATTTTCCGTAACAGATGACCAGAAGATTCCGACTGCGATCTGAGCAAATCCGAGAAGGGCAAATCCAAGCACTGCCGTATATGCCATCGCATAGGATACCGTGCCGTATTTTCCCATGATCAGCGGATACAGACAGATGATCAGCAGCGGGATCACATAAACGGTAGATACTGCCAGGAACTTGCCGGTAACGATCTCACCAACCGATACCGGAGCTGTCAAAAGCAGCTGATCGGTCTTCTGTTTGCGTTCTTCTGCGATGGTTTTCATCGTCAGAATCGGCACCAGGATCAGGAACATAACGGTAATGGCACTTAAGGTGTTGCCAAATAACGGGTATGCATTCTGCAGGTTATAGGCGGTAAAATAGATGCCTTCCAGAAGCAGAATGAAAAATATAAATACATATCCGATCATAGAGGTCAGATAACTTTTTACTTCTTTCTTATAAATCGCTTTCATCGTGAGCCTCCTGTTCTGTTTCATTCTCTTTTTCCACGTCTGTACCGGTTTCATCTTCCGGTACGGACTCCGGTTCGGTGTCCTGTTCGTCCGTAACAGGGGCTGTTTCGTTTTGTGTCAGTTCGAGGAAGATGTCTTCGAGAGATACTTTCGTAAACTGCATATTCAGGATCGGCATTTTTGCATCTGCCATCATATAAAACAGTTTTTCACGGATATCCGTCTTTTCTTCTGTTGTGATCACCATACTCACTGTTTTTTCGTTTTCTTCCGCTTTCCACTCTATTTTTTGAATTTCTTCTACTCCGCGCAACAGATTTTTAACGTCCTGTTTTTCTCCTTTTACAGTAAGTTCCAGGGTGTTGCTTCCCAGTGAATGATTCATCAGGTTTTCTGTGGTATCACTTGCAACCAGTTTTCCGTGGTTGATGATCATGATGTAATCACAGACAGCACTTACTTCTGACAGAATATGAGAACTTAATATAATGGTGTGTTCTTCGCTGAGTTTCTTGATCAGTTCACGGATCTCGATGATCTGTTTCGGATCGAGTCCTACGGTTGGCTCATCCAGAATGATGATCTCTGGATATCCGAGGATCGCCTGGGCAAGTCCTACTCGCTGTTTGTATCCTTTGGACAGGTTTTTGATCAGGCGGTTTGCCATCGCGGTGATGCCTGTCAGTTCCATAACCTGTTCGATCTGGGTTTCTCTTTCGTTTTTCGGGATTTTTTTGAGTTCTGCCGCGAATTTCAGGTATTCAGCTACCGTCATATCGAAGTACAGCGGAGGCTGTTCCGGCAGGTATCCGATGCATTTTTTTGCGGCTTCCGGCTCTTCCAGAATGTTATGTCCGTCGATCAGGATTTCGCCGGATGTAGACGCGATGTAGCCGGTCATAATGTTCATGGTTGTGGATTTTCCGGCGCCGTTGGGACCTAAGAAGCCGTAGATCTGGCCTTTTTCCACGTGAAATGACAGGTGATCGACAGCAGTGTGATCACCGTATTTCTTTACTAAATTCTTCACTTCTATCACAATTTGTTACCTCCTTTA is part of the Blautia faecicola genome and encodes:
- a CDS encoding DUF4340 domain-containing protein encodes the protein MKKKRGLFVILAGVVLLCVLIVCYVALLKVNSSEGKTTEEETAQEEAAAIASDDISTLTFEAGDQTLTFQKGEDSWTLEGQEDFPVDASKVDSAVSYLASIKADRTLTDVEDPEEYGLDDPVNVIEVVKTDGSTEKITVGDKNSSTGNTYICLNDDTSTVYTTGTDLGNAFSGGLYNYAESEDYPTITSSTISKIAVEKDSNSYTLTNNGKSSTGWYVEGSDKDKQEADSTQAGTLQSTVAGISFAGYYDYNCKDWAVYGLEKPKMTLTVDYTEEVEADSTDDTESDSEANTDDTEDSSETTTQTVDKELVLYVGNVNETDGNYYVRLGDSSELHGISQASLDTLLNGKAFDYWKTSIDSMTISDLDHLDVTYQGTTYTLKRVVTEEKVEKDESKDTEADADADSEDADEEETKTVTTYYVNDQEADSDAFNAFYRAAAGMTCQSRLEENTNKGDAELTLSYYGTDGSEITISYTPRDSSFYVMEDQDGNYGLVNKMNVKDLIDAFLTLTEEEK
- a CDS encoding GldG family protein produces the protein MKINIKKKLKSAGSTIKEMGSINKKSLKNGSYSMAVTAIVIAVLVVVNLIVGQIPEKYTQVDVSTQKLYTISDETVSYLKNLDTDITIYHIVQSGNEDSILEKMLTKYKEESKHITVEKKDPVLYPNFTSQYTSDDVSDNSLIVVAGDKSKVINYSDLYETQVDYTTYQTNTTGFDGEGQIDSAISYVTSENLPVIYTLEGHEELDLNSSLTDSLEKANYDVQSLNLLTQDAVPEDTGCLLIAAPQKDLSEEEAQKIITYMEAGGKVMIFTEYTGTDMPNLKSVLENYGVTTGDGVIMEGDTGHYIMQRPYYIVPTIDSSDITSDIKSNNRYVLAPISQPVKTLSDYRDTLEITPLLSTSDKAYTKKDVQNMSTYEKEDGDEEGSFQVGVSVTEQVDDDNTTQLVYFGCASLLDEATDQQVSGGNTDLVLAALGWMCENDAPVIDVTSKSLTMSYLTVPQFDAAYWSIIVCGVIPVAFLLIGTLIWFKRRKQ
- a CDS encoding ABC transporter permease, whose translation is MKAIYKKEVKSYLTSMIGYVFIFFILLLEGIYFTAYNLQNAYPLFGNTLSAITVMFLILVPILTMKTIAEERKQKTDQLLLTAPVSVGEIVTGKFLAVSTVYVIPLLIICLYPLIMGKYGTVSYAMAYTAVLGFALLGFAQIAVGIFWSSVTENPVIAAVVTFIVLFICYMITGIGSLIPDSSMASLTCYMILVLLAAVWIYHMIQNLWIAAVIGIAGEAALAITYMVKSTLFEGSIQKFLDVFNITSHFDNFTNGILDLQGVVYFLSVIIIFLVLTVQTITKRRWN
- a CDS encoding ABC transporter ATP-binding protein, with translation MIEVKNLVKKYGDHTAVDHLSFHVEKGQIYGFLGPNGAGKSTTMNIMTGYIASTSGEILIDGHNILEEPEAAKKCIGYLPEQPPLYFDMTVAEYLKFAAELKKIPKNERETQIEQVMELTGITAMANRLIKNLSKGYKQRVGLAQAILGYPEIIILDEPTVGLDPKQIIEIRELIKKLSEEHTIILSSHILSEVSAVCDYIMIINHGKLVASDTTENLMNHSLGSNTLELTVKGEKQDVKNLLRGVEEIQKIEWKAEENEKTVSMVITTEEKTDIREKLFYMMADAKMPILNMQFTKVSLEDIFLELTQNETAPVTDEQDTEPESVPEDETGTDVEKENETEQEAHDESDL